In Triticum urartu cultivar G1812 chromosome 6, Tu2.1, whole genome shotgun sequence, the following proteins share a genomic window:
- the LOC125515981 gene encoding zingiberene synthase-like, producing MVPETPARSNTGRARKAPVPPPTFHPSLWGGFFLTYQPPTAPQRACMEGKAEVLREEVRNIVNSTHELPKLLDLIMTLQRLGLDIYYENEINELLHHVYKSGYNEEDLHLVSLRFYLLRTNGYDVSADVFLCFKDDEGNFMFDNTRSILSLYNAAYLRTHGEQVLDEAVIFTTSHLEGVLQQSSPLANEISLALEAPLFRRARIVEMRSYIHIYDNGATKNEAILDFAKLNFNLLQLLYCEELNNITVWWKELHEESELGFSRDRIVEMYFWMNGACYEPQYCNSRIILTKMTAFMTILDDIFDTYGTTEESMQLAEAINRWDESATELLPSYIKGFYLYLLKTFHSFENELGPGKRHHVHYLEETLKRLVQAYTEELKWRDGNYVPKTLEEHLGVSARSSGGFTLASASLFAGVGGIATTDTFEWILNYPQPFKTFDMFVRFSNDIVSSQREQTGDHYASTIQCYMEEHGVMVQDARDKIKDLVEDSWKDMVRHCVAPTEQQQPLAVPRTVVNFARTVNNMYKRGDAFTSSHEIKEMITLLYVEPIA from the exons ATGGTGCCAGAAACGCCTGCTCGTTCCAACACCGGACGAGCACGAAAGGCTCCGGTACCACCTCCTACGTTCCACCCTAGCCTCTGGGGTGGTTTCTTCCTCACTTACCAACCGCCTACTGCCCCTCAG CGTGCATGCATGGAAGGAAAGGCTGAAGTGCTGAGAGAAGAAGTTAGGAATATCGTAAATAGCACACATGAATTACCAAAATTATTGGATCTTATAATGACATTGCAACGGCTCGGGCTGGACATCTACTATGAGAACGAGATCAACGAGCTGCTCCACCATGTCTACAAGTCTGGTTACAACGAGGAAGATCTACATTTAGTTTCACTCCGATTTTATCTTCTGCGGACAAATGGATATGATGTATCAGCTG ATGTATTCCTTTGTTTCAAAGACGATGAAGGGAATTTTATGTTCGACAATACAAGAAGTATTCTGAGCTTATATAATGCAGCATACCTTAGGACACATGGAGAACAGGTGCTCGATGAGGCCGTAATATTCACAACAAGCCACCTAGAAGGCGTATTACAACAATCATCACCACTAGCAAATGAAATATCTTTAGCCCTTGAAGCACCACTTTTCCGAAGGGCTCGCATAGTAGAAATGAGAAGCTACATCcatatttatgataatggtgCTACAAAAAATGAAGCCATATTGGATTTCGCAAAATTGAATTTCAATCTTTTGCAACTTCTTTATTGTGAGGAGCTAAACAACATCACAGT TTGGTGGAAGGAGCTCCATGAAGAATCAGAGTTAGGATTTTCTAGAGATAGAATAGTGGAAATGTATTTTTGGATGAATGGAGCATGTTATGAACCTCAATATTGTAACTCACGGATAATACTTACAAAGATGACAGCATTTATGACCATACTAGATGATATCTTTGACACATATGGTACCACCGAAGAGAGCATGCAACTTGCCGAAGCAATCAACAG GTGGGATGAAAGTGCAACAGAACTGCTTCCATCATACATCAAGGGGTTCTACTTGTATTTATTGAAGACATTTCATTCATTTGAGAATGAACTGGGACCTGGGAAGAGACACCATGTGCACTATCTAGAAGAAACG TTGAAGCGATTAGTTCAAGCATACACGGAGGAGCTAAAATGGCGTGATGGAAATTATGTGCCAAAAACACTGGAGGAACATCTTGGGGTTTCAGCCAGAAGCAGTGGAGGCTTCACACTTGCGTCTGCTTCATTATTTGCTGGAGTAGGCGGCATAGCTACAACAGACACGTTCGAGTGGATTCTGAACTATCCGCAACCTTTCAAGACGTTTGATATGTTTGTACGGTTCTCCAATGACATCGTATCAAGCCAG CGTGAGCAAACCGGGGACCACTACGCCTCTACGATCCAGTGCTACATGGAAGAGCACGGCGTGATGGTGCAGGACGCCCGCGATAAGATCAAAGACCTCGTCGAGGACTCGTGGAAAGACATGGTGCGACACTGCGTCGCGCCGACCGAGCAACAGCAGCCGCTGGCTGTGCCGCGGACGGTCGTCAACTTCGCGAGGACGGTGAATAACATGTACAAGCGCGGCGACGCCTTCACTTCCTCGCACGAGATCAAGGAGATGATCACGTTGCTCTACGTGGAACCAATTGCTTAA